Within Crassostrea angulata isolate pt1a10 chromosome 2, ASM2561291v2, whole genome shotgun sequence, the genomic segment atatacacgtGTTATGAGGTAATAACAAGATAAGGTACCAAGGAAGTCatcaaatttcttaattttgcaaaaaatcattttaccgAATCTTGTcagtaaacaaattaaattgttgacGACGAAAGttacttatttcatttttgatgtCCAAAACTTCTCACCGGAATTTTCACTGGTAAGAATCATTACAGAGAATCTTGCGAGCAAATTTATTAAACTGTTGAGGATAAAAGTTTCTTATTTCCATCTCGATGTCCCAAACTTCTCACCTGAATTTTCACTAACAAGAATCTTTTTAGCAAATCTTTCAAGCAAATTTATTAGTAGGCTTCCATCAGTCGCAGACGACCATGGGATATTGTATCCTATTTTGTCTCTCTCTGACAGCAACGTTTGTGGCTGAAAAGTCCTATACGGGAGAGACATTCTTTTCCGCAAAAGTCACATCTGTGAATAGTTTCAGATCTTTCGGGGTTTAGGCGCTGCTTTCGTTGTGCGCGTTTGTTTTCTGCTGCGTGCACAAGCTTTTCTTCCCCTGACTTGATCTGTCTAAGTAGTGTGGACCTCCATCTGGGTCGATCTGCTGCTAGGTCTTCCCAAGATCGCACGTCGATATCAAGGGCCTTCATGTCTCTTTTTACGACATCCTTGAATCGAAGTTGTGGGCGCCTAATGCTTTGTTTCCCAGATCTCAATTCTCCATACAAGATGTCCTTGGGAAAACGTCCGTCATCCATTCGACGCACATGCCCGAGCCAGCGTAACCTGCGTTGTCGAAGCATAGTGAACATGCTTGGAAGGTTCGTCCGAGATAGGACTTCGGTGTTAGGCACCTTGTCCTGCCACGAAATGCCCAGGATGCGGCGCAGACATCGCAGATGAAAGGTGTTGAGCCTTCTTTCCTGCTTGGAATACGTTGTCCACGACTCGCTACCGTACAGCAAAGTGCCGATTATGCAGGCGTTGTATACTGCCATTTTGGTACAAGTTTTCAGTGTGGGGTTTGTCAAAACTCTTTTTGAAAGTCGAGCGAGAGTGGATGTAGCCTTTCCGATCCTCTTATCTAGCTCAACATCCAAGGAAAGGTTGTCAGTAATGGTTGATCCCAGGTACGTAAACTGGTGGACGACGTCCAGTTGGTAGTCGTCGATTGCTATAGCTGGGGCTGTGGAACTATCTTGGCTTAGAACGTTTGTTTTCTTTAGGCTAATAGTCAAGCCAAAATCCTCACATGCCATTGAAAAGCGGTTCATCAACATTTGCAGTTCTTcctggccccgaggttataCAACTTTTTTCATACTCGTACTCAAACTCGTACTCCGTACTCCGAGTATGTATTCCGCTGAATACGACTTTAAAATccgaggttataaaagttttggagtACGTTCTCAACTGAGACAAACTCTGCGTATTTTGGAGCACAAACTCGAACTTCGGAAGTGGAAATCTTTAGATTATGGAGGTAAGAATTGTTGCTTTATGTAAATATCTATTATATATGCCTATACCGGGCCTCtcaattggtaaaaaaaaaaacggggcCCCTTAAAAATAAACGTCtgcaaatttaataattatcgTCTGTTACATTATTTAACCATTTACATTAACAACATTGCAACATGGAAGCGAATGAAATTGGGGATGGGAAAGCATTAGCGAAAAAGAGGAAATGGAGCGACCTTGAAGAGGCGACTTTGATTCAGAGTGTGGTAGAGAGGGAGGGGGATTTATTCGGGAATTTTAAAGGGGTGGGGTCGAAAAAGAAATCGGTTTCAAGAAGAGAAGGTTGGGATGACGTATGCAGTGTACTCAACTCGTAAGTACAAATCATATATTCTCATAATAGTTAATTCTACTGATATCGCATATCTTTAATTTTGTACGTCTTACGTGGTTACTAGGAAGTCGCCATGTTGTTTACTACTGCTTTCACCGACGTCCGCGTTTCattttgattgatattttttatttttcaattatgttgATTGCCAAATTGCtttaagatataataatttttgatgGAATGAATGCTTGACTATTAAGGATCAATTGAACAGGCTAAATATATTCGTGCTTTAgtgtttaatcttttttaaattttttaacatgtgattggtgaattttttattgataaatgatTAATTAGATGCTTATCATTGTTTTTATTCAGTTGAATCATTTGtgaatttatataatgtatttgaTTAAACACAGTAAACAAGAGCCAAAGCAATGACATTTCATTTATGTATGGATTATAAAAGGGAGCCAAATAGTCAGGGAGCGAAATCATTTGATACCGCTCAGTGAcgtatttgatttgaaaatatgtaCCCGCAATAGAAGAGAAGTACGCTTAGTTGAGGCAGCGTCTACGCCGGTTGGAAATACGATGAATCGACGAGCAAGATTCGCAATGTGCCTCGCAATTGTCCGGATACATCTCCCTGCTGAACTACGAGAAATGTTCAGCGAATCTCCAACTAGAAGATGCATTGCACCGGTGGCGAAGTATGGTAAACACAAAAGGACTTGGAGGAGGGGTGGTAATGGCTGATTTCGATTTGTGGCAGGGGATAAGTCTGGGAGGAGTCCAACGATGTTAAGGATTGTATGTGGCCGAAACCGGTACCGCTCAAAGACCTCGTCTTCGTCCAAATCTTCCAGAGGATTTGAACGGTCCTTAAACAATCTCGGACGCCTGTGCTGCTGTTGAAGCAACCTTTGACGAAATTGTCGTTTGTGAGCAGCCATGTTTATTTGTGTTTGAGTATGACTCTGAGGATGCTTCGAAGCATACTTAAAAAATCTTGAGTATGTACCCTGTTGGAGTCTGAGTATGAGtttaataaagttttataacctcaaTATTGGAGTACGAGTATGATTTTGGAGTACGGAGTACGAGTTGGAGTTTGGGTTTGTActcaaaaaagttttataacctcggggcctggGTGTGGGTGACAATTGCTGCATCGTCGGCAAATAACATGTCCCTGATGAGTCTATCGCGGACTTTAGTTTTTGCTTTAAAGCGAGAGAGGTTGAACAGATTACCATCTGACCTGGTACGTAGGTAGATTCCTTCAGTCGATTCACCAAATGCATGTTTGAGGAGCATGGCAAAAAGATACCAAACAGCGTGGGGGCAAGGACACAGCCTTGTTTGACACCGCTATTGAAGCTGAATGGCTCCGAGGAACTACTGTTGAACTGTACTGTCCCCTTCATATCGACGTGGAATGATGTCACTAGGCTCAGTAGTTTTGGAGGGCATCCAATTTTTGGGAGGATCTTGAAGAGTCCATCTCTACTGACTAGGTCGAACGCTTTGGTCAGGTCAATGAAGGAGATGTATAGCGGCATTTGTTGTTCTCTGCATTTTTCTTGAAGCTGCCTAAGAGAGAAGATCATGTCGATCGTAGACCTCTTTGAGCGAAAGCCGCACTGAGACTCTGGGTATACACGATCAACCAGCTTCTGCAATCTAATCAAGGTCACTCTAGCAAACACTTTGCCGACTATACTTAAGAGGGAGATGCCTCTATAGTTGTTGCAGTCGCTTCTTTCTCCCTTGGTTTTGTAGAGGGTGACGATCTTTGCATCCCTCATGTCTTGTGACACGCTCCCATATTCCCAGCACTCACATAGAACCTTATGTAGGGGTGACAACAGGGAGCTTTTGCACTGTTTAAGCAAGTCTGGAGGAATTCCATCGTTACCAGGAGCTTTACCTGAGGCAAGGTTGTCAATAGCCTTACTTAGTTCTTCTAATTGGTTCTACATCAAGTTCATCCATGGTTGGCAGGCACTCAATGGCGTCCAGGGCTGAGACAGTCACAGTGTTCTGAGTAGAGTACAGGTCTGGGTAGTGTTCAACCCATCTCTCCATTTGTTGGTTTTTGTCTGAGAGTACTACGCCAGATGATGACTTGAGGGGGGCTGTTTTGCACTGAGTTGGTCCTATGGCTCTTTTAATACCATCGTACATGCCTCTTGCGTTACCAGATATAGCGGCTGTCTGGATGCTCTCACTAAGTTCTTGCCGGTATACATTTGCGCAGAGTCTAGCCATCCGCTGGACTTTGCCTCTGGCAGCTCTTGGTGACAGAAGGTTCTTCTGACTTGGTG encodes:
- the LOC128174067 gene encoding uncharacterized protein LOC128174067, producing MRDAKIVTLYKTKGERSDCNNYRGISLLSIVGKVFARVTLIRLQKLVDRVYPESQCGFRSKRSTIDMIFSLRQLQEKCREQQMPLYISFIDLTKAFDLVSRDGLFKILPKIGCPPKLLSLVTSFHVDMKGTVQFNSSSSEPFSFNSGVKQGCVLAPTLFGIFLPCSSNMHLVNRLKESTYVPGQMTPTGLKKTNVLSQDSSTAPAIAIDDYQLDVVHQFTYLGSTITDNLSLDVELDKRIGKATSTLARLSKRVLTNPTLKTCTKMAVYNACIIGTLLYGSESWTTYSKQERRLNTFHLRCLRRILGISWQDKVPNTEVLSRTNLPSMFTMLRQRRLRWLGHVRRMDDGRFPKDILYGELRSGKQSIRRPQLRFKDVVKRDMKALDIDVRSWEDLAADRPRWRSTLLRQIKSGEEKLVHAAENKRAQRKQRLNPERSETIHRCDFCGKECLSRIGLFSHKRCCQRETK